A stretch of Spirosoma oryzicola DNA encodes these proteins:
- the lgt gene encoding prolipoprotein diacylglyceryl transferase, whose amino-acid sequence MLQYVIWDVNPEIFHIGSFSVRWYGLLFALGFLIGMQIMTYIFKKENKPVADTDTLLIYMVVATILGARIGHFLFYEPEVLFKNPLEVILPPYRGLASHGATVGILTSLWLYSRRKESRLTNQSFLWVTDRIVIVVALGGASIRLGNLMNSEIVGRPTDVPWAFVFMNNSEYAKIPRHPAQLYESLSCLVIFFVLLWFWNHYKERTPRGSMLGIFLIWVFGLRFFYEYLKENQVPFEDSLPLNVGQLLSIPAVLMGIYFLVRSYRTPVVLAEPDDTPKKVRS is encoded by the coding sequence ATGCTGCAATACGTGATTTGGGACGTTAATCCCGAAATTTTTCACATTGGTTCGTTTTCAGTGCGCTGGTACGGACTGTTGTTTGCACTGGGTTTTCTGATCGGGATGCAGATTATGACCTACATCTTCAAGAAAGAAAACAAACCCGTTGCTGATACCGACACCCTTCTGATTTACATGGTGGTGGCCACAATTTTGGGCGCTCGCATTGGTCACTTTCTGTTCTACGAACCCGAAGTTCTGTTTAAAAATCCACTCGAAGTGATTCTGCCGCCGTACCGGGGGCTGGCCAGCCACGGCGCTACTGTTGGTATCCTGACGAGCTTATGGCTGTATTCGCGCCGGAAAGAAAGCCGCCTGACGAACCAGTCGTTTCTTTGGGTGACCGACCGAATTGTCATTGTTGTAGCATTGGGTGGTGCCAGTATTCGCCTGGGTAACCTGATGAACTCGGAGATTGTCGGTCGACCAACGGACGTCCCCTGGGCGTTTGTGTTTATGAATAACAGCGAATACGCCAAGATTCCGCGTCACCCGGCACAGCTTTATGAGTCGCTATCCTGTCTGGTTATATTTTTTGTTTTGCTGTGGTTCTGGAATCACTATAAAGAGCGTACACCACGCGGCAGCATGTTAGGTATCTTCCTGATCTGGGTGTTTGGCCTTCGGTTCTTCTATGAATACCTGAAAGAAAATCAGGTGCCTTTCGAGGATAGCCTACCGCTAAACGTAGGTCAGTTACTGAGCATCCCGGCGGTGTTGATGGGCATTTATTTTCTGGTACGCAGCTACCGAACCCCGGTTGTATTGGCGGAGCCGGACGATACGCCCAAGAAAGTGCGGTCCTGA
- the yidD gene encoding membrane protein insertion efficiency factor YidD, translating to MKSILIGLVRIYQAAISPYFPNACRYTPTCSQYTIEAIQKHGPIRGGWLGMKRIGRCHPWGGQGYDPVP from the coding sequence ATGAAATCAATTCTGATTGGGCTGGTCAGGATTTATCAGGCCGCGATCTCTCCTTATTTTCCTAATGCCTGCCGGTACACCCCCACCTGCTCGCAATACACCATTGAAGCCATTCAGAAACACGGTCCCATACGGGGCGGCTGGCTAGGCATGAAACGGATTGGTCGCTGCCATCCGTGGGGCGGGCAGGGCTACGACCCCGTTCCGTGA
- a CDS encoding co-chaperone GroES, whose amino-acid sequence MVNITPDNKLKRLIVVGDRVLIKPKDPTDRTVSGLYLPPTVQEREQVQSGYVIKVGPGYPIPAPTDDEPWKETEEKVKYMPLQAQEGDVALYLQRNAIELQYEGEQYVIVPQSSILMLERSEDLL is encoded by the coding sequence ATGGTTAATATTACCCCAGACAATAAACTGAAACGCCTGATCGTGGTAGGCGACCGGGTGCTTATAAAGCCCAAAGATCCAACGGATCGGACAGTCAGCGGCTTATACCTGCCCCCAACGGTGCAGGAGCGCGAACAAGTTCAGTCGGGTTATGTTATTAAGGTGGGACCGGGCTACCCTATTCCTGCCCCCACTGACGACGAGCCGTGGAAAGAAACTGAAGAGAAAGTCAAGTACATGCCACTTCAGGCGCAGGAAGGCGATGTAGCGCTTTATCTGCAACGAAACGCCATCGAATTGCAGTACGAAGGCGAACAGTACGTCATTGTGCCGCAGTCGTCGATACTGATGCTGGAACGGTCGGAAGATTTGTTGTAA
- a CDS encoding DUF4174 domain-containing protein — protein sequence MESTANQQKSLRAILSEKKDHRRVLLLYGRDDVQHYLIEQQEALNEVRDGLDERDLDVIVIVASLLQEPDRQFLMHDYKLVPSEDFIGWLIGKDGGVKQTYMKPVSPKDLFDTIDSMPMRKQEQKHE from the coding sequence ATGGAAAGTACAGCAAATCAGCAGAAGTCGCTCAGGGCGATTTTAAGCGAAAAGAAAGACCACCGGCGCGTGTTGCTCCTCTATGGCCGCGACGATGTTCAGCACTACCTTATCGAACAACAGGAAGCCCTCAATGAAGTAAGAGATGGCCTCGATGAGCGGGATCTCGATGTGATCGTCATTGTTGCTTCCCTCCTACAGGAACCCGACCGCCAGTTTTTGATGCATGACTACAAGTTGGTTCCTTCCGAAGATTTTATCGGCTGGCTCATCGGCAAAGACGGTGGGGTCAAACAAACATACATGAAGCCCGTTTCGCCAAAGGACCTGTTCGATACAATCGACAGTATGCCCATGCGGAAGCAGGAACAGAAACACGAATAA
- a CDS encoding sialate O-acetylesterase: MKGFKWTVLLVSLLGLDTAWADVRLPRVFGSHMVLQRRKPVPVWGWADAGEKVTVTFNNQTKTVKAGKEGKWKVLLDPMEAGGPYQLTVKGKTNAVSFEDVLLGEVWVCSGQSNMEWPLQAATNGKEEAKEANYPTIRQLSVKKAVSLTPKDDIEGEWAVCSPKTAPGFTAVGYFFARQLQKELNVPIGLINTTWGGTHSETWTSREALNQNDELRLVANKLPATDDEVIQSGKERIRLLLEKQQGGLPTAAEEKKWADPTLNTDQWKSMNQPSDWEWGGLPTLDGVVWFRREITIPEEATLKNVTLQFGSVDDKDSTFVNGQFVGGAKRGQPRSYAIPDGLLKLGRNVIAVRVTDESGAGGFAGKPEQMQLTGDNLTIPLAGPWKYRVAAVFPSSFKPGPNTYATQLFNAMLNPLIPYAMEGVIWYQGESNAGRSYQYRKAFPLMIQDWRQRWGNDFPFLFVQLASYNASNGNSQRGSGWAELREAQTMTLQLPNTGMAVTSDIGESNDIHPKNKQDVGKRLAAEAMRVAYSGAAKGENSVGDASRGPMFDAMRVDGNRAVLTFRNVGSGLLVKDKYGYLRGFEVAGADQKFYYAKAYLQGNTIIVHADSVTAPVAVRYGWADDNGDVNLYNKESFPAVPFRTDTWKGVTEATKFGDQ, encoded by the coding sequence ATGAAAGGTTTTAAATGGACTGTCTTATTGGTAAGCCTTCTGGGCCTGGACACTGCCTGGGCCGATGTTCGATTGCCCCGTGTGTTTGGTTCGCACATGGTGTTGCAACGTCGAAAACCAGTACCCGTGTGGGGGTGGGCCGATGCAGGAGAGAAAGTAACCGTTACTTTCAACAACCAGACAAAAACGGTCAAGGCAGGAAAGGAAGGAAAATGGAAGGTACTGCTTGATCCGATGGAAGCTGGTGGACCTTATCAACTGACGGTAAAAGGCAAAACGAATGCGGTCTCCTTCGAGGATGTGCTGTTAGGCGAAGTATGGGTTTGTTCGGGCCAGTCGAACATGGAATGGCCATTGCAGGCCGCTACGAATGGGAAAGAAGAAGCAAAAGAGGCCAACTATCCAACTATTCGCCAGTTGTCGGTGAAGAAAGCTGTTAGCCTGACGCCGAAAGATGATATTGAGGGTGAGTGGGCGGTGTGTAGTCCCAAAACGGCACCAGGATTTACCGCCGTTGGTTATTTCTTCGCCCGGCAGTTGCAGAAGGAACTAAACGTACCGATCGGCCTGATCAATACGACGTGGGGAGGAACCCACTCCGAGACGTGGACTAGTCGGGAAGCGCTCAACCAGAACGACGAACTTCGTCTTGTCGCCAATAAGCTTCCGGCCACAGACGACGAAGTAATCCAGAGCGGTAAAGAACGAATTCGCTTGCTGCTGGAAAAGCAGCAGGGCGGATTGCCGACTGCTGCCGAAGAAAAAAAATGGGCAGATCCTACGCTGAATACCGACCAGTGGAAATCCATGAATCAACCCAGCGACTGGGAGTGGGGCGGTTTACCCACCCTCGACGGCGTGGTGTGGTTCCGGCGGGAGATAACCATACCGGAAGAGGCTACGCTTAAAAACGTAACGCTTCAGTTCGGCTCTGTTGATGATAAGGATTCTACGTTCGTCAATGGGCAGTTCGTCGGGGGAGCAAAACGGGGCCAGCCGCGTTCATACGCTATTCCTGACGGGTTGCTAAAACTGGGTCGAAATGTTATTGCCGTTCGCGTTACGGATGAAAGCGGTGCGGGTGGCTTTGCCGGGAAACCTGAGCAAATGCAGCTTACCGGTGACAATCTAACCATTCCGCTGGCCGGGCCGTGGAAGTATCGGGTAGCGGCTGTGTTTCCGTCGTCGTTTAAACCTGGCCCGAACACCTACGCCACACAGTTGTTCAATGCCATGCTCAATCCGTTAATTCCGTACGCGATGGAGGGTGTTATCTGGTACCAGGGCGAATCAAACGCGGGGCGTTCCTATCAATACCGAAAAGCTTTTCCGCTCATGATTCAGGATTGGCGGCAGCGCTGGGGTAACGATTTTCCTTTTCTGTTCGTGCAACTGGCTAGCTACAATGCATCCAACGGTAACAGTCAGCGTGGCAGTGGTTGGGCCGAACTCCGGGAAGCACAAACGATGACGCTTCAATTACCGAATACGGGTATGGCCGTAACGTCGGACATTGGTGAGTCGAACGATATTCACCCGAAAAACAAACAGGACGTTGGCAAACGGTTGGCTGCCGAAGCGATGCGGGTAGCCTACAGCGGAGCTGCCAAAGGAGAAAATTCAGTAGGTGACGCTTCGCGCGGCCCCATGTTCGATGCTATGCGCGTGGACGGAAATCGGGCGGTACTGACGTTTCGGAATGTGGGCAGTGGCTTGCTGGTAAAGGATAAATACGGCTACTTAAGAGGCTTTGAGGTCGCGGGAGCGGACCAAAAATTCTACTACGCCAAAGCCTACCTTCAAGGAAATACGATCATTGTCCACGCCGATTCGGTAACGGCACCGGTTGCTGTCCGGTACGGCTGGGCCGATGACAACGGTGATGTGAATTTGTACAATAAAGAGTCGTTTCCAGCGGTGCCGTTCCGTACAGACACCTGGAAAGGAGTGACCGAAGCAACCAAATTTGGCGATCAATGA
- a CDS encoding SDR family oxidoreductase translates to MADERILITGATGNVGGETLLALKKDTTGSSVELIAAVRDPANAKAVMQILPDRFVKLDFTNSNTFASALTGITRVLLIRPAELSDVDAYFKPFIAAMKQAAVRHVTFLSLQGVEHNPIVPHHAIEKLIVEAGLSFTFLRPSFFMQNLCHTHRDEIRLRNEIFVPAGNGRTSLIDVRDVAAVAARTLTSQSNEYRNRGYELTGSDALTYYEIAQLLSRLLDRQIIYKNPSMLEFIWQKWHRENRSLAHTLVKTALYTVARLGKAADLTNETEQLLGRPPITFEQFAIDHRAAWLP, encoded by the coding sequence GTGGCAGACGAACGCATCCTGATTACCGGCGCAACGGGAAATGTAGGCGGAGAAACGCTACTCGCGCTGAAAAAAGATACCACTGGATCATCTGTCGAGTTAATAGCTGCTGTGCGCGACCCGGCTAACGCAAAGGCCGTAATGCAGATTCTGCCAGATCGTTTTGTCAAACTGGATTTTACCAATTCGAATACGTTCGCTTCTGCTCTTACGGGTATCACCCGCGTATTGCTGATCCGGCCGGCCGAATTGTCGGATGTAGATGCTTATTTTAAGCCATTTATAGCTGCGATGAAGCAGGCAGCCGTTCGACACGTAACTTTTTTATCGTTACAGGGTGTAGAACACAATCCGATCGTTCCGCATCATGCGATTGAAAAGCTTATCGTCGAGGCCGGATTATCATTCACCTTTCTTCGGCCCAGCTTTTTCATGCAAAACCTTTGCCATACCCACCGCGACGAAATCCGACTGCGCAACGAGATTTTTGTACCTGCTGGCAATGGTCGTACCAGTTTGATTGACGTACGTGATGTAGCTGCCGTTGCCGCCCGGACACTGACAAGCCAGAGCAATGAATACAGGAATAGAGGGTACGAACTAACCGGTTCCGACGCGTTGACTTATTACGAGATTGCCCAGCTACTGAGCCGGTTGCTGGATCGTCAGATTATCTATAAAAATCCGTCTATGCTGGAATTCATCTGGCAGAAGTGGCACCGGGAGAATAGGTCGTTAGCGCATACACTGGTTAAAACGGCCCTTTACACCGTAGCGCGACTGGGCAAAGCCGCTGACCTCACGAATGAAACTGAACAACTGCTGGGTCGTCCACCGATTACATTCGAGCAATTTGCTATTGACCACCGCGCGGCCTGGCTGCCTTAA
- a CDS encoding phytoene desaturase family protein, with translation MSKPDYDAVVVGSGPNGLSAAITLQQAGLSVLLLEAKADIGGGLRSAELTLPGFVHDICSAVHPLAAGSPFFQRLPLAEHGLEFIYPPLAAAHPFDDGTAAALRSSVEETARFLGTDEQAYLRLLEPLARHWPTLAPDVLGPLRFPKHPIDLALFGLDALPSAVQLAKRFKTREARGLFAGMAAHAIQPLSNLTTSAIALVLMTTGHLRGWPVPKGGSQAIANALVSYFQSIGGKVETNTPVRSISQLPSSKVVVFDVTPKQLLAIAGDRFSSGPLNRLYRWQLEHYRYGMGVFKVDWALDGPIPFTAPECRQAGTIHLGSTLEEIAEAERLTSLGHHPDRPYVLLAQQSLFDSTRAPQGKHTAWAYCHVPNGSTVDRTEVIEQQIERYAPGFRDRILARHTINTAQLEAYNPNYVGGDINGGIIDIRQLYTRPVVTLSPYRTSAPGIYLCSSSTPPGGGVHGMCGYHAARVALREGFGLPVSVPLATG, from the coding sequence TTGAGTAAGCCCGATTACGATGCGGTTGTGGTGGGTTCCGGACCGAATGGACTAAGTGCGGCAATTACCTTGCAGCAGGCCGGTCTATCCGTGCTCTTATTGGAAGCCAAAGCCGACATTGGCGGAGGATTGCGTTCGGCAGAACTGACACTTCCCGGCTTTGTGCATGACATTTGCTCGGCGGTTCACCCGCTGGCGGCTGGCTCGCCATTTTTCCAGCGTCTGCCACTGGCCGAACACGGTCTGGAATTTATTTACCCACCCCTGGCAGCGGCACATCCGTTTGACGATGGAACGGCAGCGGCATTGCGCTCATCCGTTGAAGAAACAGCTCGCTTTCTGGGGACTGACGAACAGGCATACCTGCGTTTACTGGAACCGCTGGCGCGTCACTGGCCGACGTTGGCTCCTGATGTGCTGGGACCTTTACGCTTTCCTAAACACCCCATCGATCTAGCGCTGTTCGGGCTGGATGCCTTGCCCTCGGCGGTGCAGTTGGCGAAGCGATTCAAGACCCGAGAAGCCCGTGGTTTATTTGCGGGTATGGCGGCTCACGCTATTCAGCCGCTCTCGAATCTGACTACTTCAGCCATCGCGTTGGTGCTAATGACGACGGGTCATTTACGCGGCTGGCCGGTTCCCAAAGGAGGTTCGCAGGCTATCGCCAATGCGTTAGTATCATACTTTCAGTCGATTGGCGGTAAAGTTGAAACCAACACACCGGTTCGCTCGATAAGCCAGCTGCCGTCCTCGAAGGTAGTCGTGTTCGACGTGACGCCGAAGCAACTGCTGGCTATTGCGGGGGATCGGTTTTCGTCCGGCCCGCTCAACCGGTTGTACCGCTGGCAGCTGGAGCATTATCGGTACGGAATGGGTGTGTTCAAGGTCGATTGGGCACTGGACGGTCCAATTCCGTTCACCGCTCCCGAATGCCGACAAGCCGGAACCATTCATCTGGGAAGCACACTCGAAGAAATTGCGGAGGCCGAACGGCTCACGTCACTTGGCCATCACCCGGATCGGCCTTATGTATTGCTGGCGCAACAAAGCCTGTTTGATTCAACGCGCGCTCCGCAAGGGAAGCACACCGCCTGGGCTTACTGCCATGTACCCAACGGGTCGACGGTTGACCGAACGGAAGTAATCGAACAGCAAATCGAACGGTATGCGCCTGGTTTTCGGGACCGGATTCTGGCCCGGCATACGATAAACACCGCCCAGCTGGAAGCGTATAATCCAAACTACGTGGGGGGTGACATCAACGGTGGTATTATCGACATCCGGCAGTTGTACACGCGCCCGGTGGTAACCTTATCGCCTTACCGGACATCAGCGCCTGGCATTTACCTGTGCTCATCGTCTACGCCACCGGGTGGGGGAGTACACGGTATGTGCGGTTATCATGCAGCTCGGGTTGCCCTACGCGAAGGATTCGGTTTGCCCGTGTCGGTTCCACTAGCAACCGGGTAA
- a CDS encoding O-acetylhomoserine aminocarboxypropyltransferase/cysteine synthase family protein, producing the protein MKFETLQLHGGQQIDPTTNARAVPIYQTTSYAFNNTEHGANLFALKEFGNIYTRIMNPTGDVFEKRIAALEGGVGALAVASGHAAQFIAINNITTVGDNFVTTTYLYGGSYNQFKNSFKNIGVEARFADGDKVESFERLIDDRTKFLYLETIGNPGFNVPDFDAFARLAEKYDLPLIVDNTFGAAGAICRPFDYGAHIIVESATKWIGGHGTTIGGVIVDSGKYNWGNGKYPQFTQPSPSYHGLVLNDAFGVGGPFGNIQFIIRARVEGLRDWGPAQSPFNSFLLLQGLETLSLRIERTTENALALAQWLQQQPQVASVNYLGLETNPYHELAKKYLQRGFGGVLSFELKGDKARAEKFVNSLKLISHLANVGDSKTLIIHPASTTHSQLNEEEQSGAGVAPTALRVSLGIEHIDDIKADIEQAFSQL; encoded by the coding sequence ATGAAATTTGAAACGCTTCAACTGCACGGCGGACAGCAGATCGATCCCACAACAAACGCCCGGGCGGTGCCCATCTACCAGACCACTTCCTATGCTTTCAACAACACGGAGCATGGCGCGAATCTGTTTGCTTTAAAGGAGTTTGGGAATATCTACACCCGAATCATGAACCCAACCGGCGATGTGTTCGAGAAGCGCATTGCGGCACTGGAAGGGGGCGTTGGGGCGTTAGCCGTTGCGTCGGGCCATGCGGCTCAGTTTATCGCTATCAACAACATCACCACTGTTGGCGATAACTTCGTCACTACGACGTATCTGTACGGTGGGTCGTACAACCAGTTCAAGAATTCATTTAAAAATATCGGTGTAGAAGCCCGGTTTGCCGACGGGGATAAGGTCGAAAGCTTTGAGCGACTGATCGACGACCGGACAAAATTCTTGTATCTGGAAACGATTGGTAACCCCGGCTTCAACGTTCCCGACTTTGACGCATTTGCCCGGCTAGCCGAAAAATACGATTTACCGCTTATTGTCGATAATACGTTCGGAGCCGCCGGAGCCATCTGCCGCCCGTTCGATTACGGCGCTCATATCATCGTGGAGTCCGCTACCAAATGGATTGGCGGCCACGGCACGACCATCGGCGGGGTCATTGTTGATTCGGGTAAGTACAACTGGGGCAACGGCAAATATCCACAGTTTACGCAGCCATCGCCGAGTTACCACGGACTGGTTTTGAATGACGCGTTCGGCGTTGGCGGACCGTTTGGCAACATCCAGTTCATTATCCGGGCCAGGGTAGAAGGTTTGCGCGACTGGGGTCCCGCCCAAAGTCCGTTCAACTCGTTCCTGTTGCTTCAGGGCCTTGAAACACTTTCGCTTCGCATCGAACGCACGACCGAGAATGCCCTGGCGCTGGCGCAGTGGCTTCAGCAACAACCGCAAGTTGCATCGGTCAATTATTTGGGCTTAGAAACCAATCCGTACCACGAACTAGCCAAAAAATACCTGCAACGTGGTTTTGGTGGTGTGCTTTCTTTCGAGCTGAAAGGCGATAAAGCGCGGGCTGAAAAATTTGTCAACAGTCTAAAACTCATCAGCCATCTGGCGAACGTGGGCGATTCAAAAACGCTGATCATTCACCCGGCTTCAACGACGCATTCGCAGTTGAACGAAGAAGAACAATCGGGGGCGGGGGTAGCGCCTACCGCGCTGCGGGTTTCGCTGGGTATCGAACATATTGACGATATAAAAGCAGATATTGAGCAGGCGTTTTCCCAGTTGTAA
- a CDS encoding cyanophycinase, which translates to MNKVSTLILFFALLSSLSNAQNQLKTVGPEKGSLVIVGGGNMAPELWSRFVELAGGPAAANIVIIPTAGEDSSASKAPRETERLQSLGVKNITVLHTRDPKVANQESFVAPLKKATGVWFVGGRHWRLTDSYLNTLAHKEFNAVLSRGGVIGGTSAGATIQGSFMVRGDTKGNSIMIGDHTQGLDFIHNVTIDQHVLRRNRQFDLIDVIKSRPELLGVGIDEGTAIVVQQNTFEVIGASYVAVYTAEQIANNAKYPSGQNSTGGPFFFLGKGQKFDLQARKVINQQPVRFNEPAK; encoded by the coding sequence ATGAATAAAGTATCTACCCTCATCCTCTTTTTTGCTTTACTTTCCTCGCTGAGCAACGCACAAAACCAATTAAAGACCGTAGGACCCGAAAAGGGTTCATTGGTTATCGTTGGTGGTGGAAATATGGCACCCGAACTTTGGAGCCGATTTGTCGAACTGGCGGGTGGACCAGCTGCTGCGAACATCGTCATCATTCCAACGGCGGGCGAAGACTCGTCGGCCAGTAAGGCTCCGCGTGAAACCGAACGGCTGCAAAGTCTCGGCGTAAAAAACATCACTGTATTGCACACCCGCGATCCGAAAGTTGCCAACCAGGAATCGTTTGTCGCGCCGTTGAAAAAAGCTACGGGGGTGTGGTTCGTTGGTGGGCGGCACTGGCGATTGACCGATTCTTACCTGAACACACTAGCCCACAAAGAATTTAACGCGGTGCTTAGCCGGGGTGGTGTTATCGGAGGAACCTCGGCCGGTGCGACTATTCAGGGTTCGTTTATGGTCCGGGGCGATACGAAAGGAAACTCAATCATGATCGGTGACCACACGCAGGGACTCGATTTCATCCATAACGTGACCATCGACCAGCACGTACTGCGTCGTAACCGCCAGTTTGACCTGATCGACGTGATCAAATCACGGCCAGAATTGCTAGGCGTTGGTATCGACGAAGGAACGGCTATCGTGGTGCAGCAGAACACGTTCGAGGTAATCGGTGCATCGTATGTCGCGGTCTATACGGCGGAACAGATTGCTAACAACGCCAAATATCCATCGGGACAGAACAGTACCGGTGGGCCATTTTTCTTTCTCGGAAAAGGACAGAAGTTCGATTTGCAGGCGCGGAAGGTAATCAACCAGCAGCCGGTACGGTTTAACGAGCCCGCCAAATAG
- a CDS encoding peroxiredoxin family protein yields MTLQFQNELGDFRTVITKPRQSNTDVQPLKTGDIAPFFSLSGGSGDWKASNFNYPKPGSGQSVSLLDLVAEKPVVVSFYCPCWGRYAGPYLESLIRLNDALQQIGVELVVLSIESPQALARQGKQLDFLFAHDADQQVSRQFGVYNEDSPVWDRVSGISDEAFIPAVYVIGSDRRIEYDFLDENFDTPIDIDEIIAQVWSLIPVELQLNDKPLSRLNTYAQRFVALWVLGFLAAAGTQFLNP; encoded by the coding sequence ATGACACTCCAATTTCAAAATGAACTCGGTGATTTTCGGACAGTTATTACAAAGCCTCGTCAGTCCAATACGGACGTACAACCGTTGAAAACAGGAGATATCGCTCCTTTTTTTAGTCTCTCGGGTGGGTCCGGCGACTGGAAGGCTTCCAATTTCAATTACCCTAAGCCCGGTTCTGGACAGTCCGTTTCTCTGCTGGATTTAGTAGCTGAAAAACCCGTTGTTGTTAGCTTCTACTGCCCATGCTGGGGACGGTACGCTGGTCCTTACCTCGAATCGCTTATCCGGCTTAACGACGCACTTCAACAGATCGGGGTCGAGTTGGTTGTTCTTTCGATCGAATCGCCACAAGCGTTAGCGCGTCAGGGGAAACAGCTGGATTTTCTATTCGCTCATGATGCCGATCAGCAGGTGTCCCGTCAGTTTGGGGTTTACAATGAAGACAGTCCCGTCTGGGATCGGGTATCCGGGATCTCCGACGAAGCGTTTATCCCGGCTGTTTACGTGATTGGCTCAGACCGCCGAATCGAGTATGATTTTCTGGATGAAAACTTCGATACGCCCATTGATATTGATGAAATTATTGCTCAGGTCTGGTCGCTCATTCCCGTTGAGTTACAACTTAACGATAAGCCGCTAAGCCGATTAAATACCTACGCCCAACGATTTGTTGCTCTTTGGGTATTGGGGTTTCTCGCGGCTGCTGGTACGCAGTTCCTCAATCCATAA
- a CDS encoding DUF2911 domain-containing protein, with the protein MKNLIAVFSFLFAMVSLVQAQDKKAPASPKITAESPDKSIKVVYGQPSKKGRVIFGPEGSTSLEKYGKVWRTGANEATEVTFKNDVMFGGKMVKAGTYTLYTIPGEKEWKVLLNSTLGQWGAYDYEKIKGNDVAMVTVPVSTGKSPMEKLTITPSNSSIAIAWDNMTVSVPVTKHGS; encoded by the coding sequence ATGAAAAACCTGATTGCAGTATTTAGTTTCCTGTTCGCTATGGTATCACTGGTGCAGGCGCAGGATAAAAAAGCGCCAGCGAGTCCAAAGATCACCGCCGAAAGCCCCGACAAGTCGATCAAGGTCGTTTATGGTCAGCCGTCCAAAAAAGGTCGGGTTATTTTCGGACCCGAAGGATCGACCAGCTTGGAGAAATACGGTAAAGTATGGCGGACGGGAGCCAACGAAGCGACCGAAGTGACGTTCAAGAACGACGTAATGTTCGGTGGTAAAATGGTAAAAGCCGGTACGTACACACTGTACACGATTCCTGGTGAGAAAGAATGGAAAGTACTGCTGAATAGCACGCTGGGTCAGTGGGGAGCGTACGATTACGAAAAAATTAAAGGTAATGACGTCGCTATGGTAACCGTACCGGTATCAACTGGTAAATCACCAATGGAGAAGCTGACGATTACGCCATCGAACAGCAGCATCGCCATCGCATGGGACAACATGACGGTATCGGTGCCTGTAACGAAGCATGGATCGTAA